The following are from one region of the Cryptococcus deuterogattii R265 chromosome 8, complete sequence genome:
- a CDS encoding malate dehydrogenase (oxaloacetate-decarboxylating) — protein MPSSTLTRLSKSLPMSSSNSTVRVALRGGAILNNPRFNKGSAFTHEERHEFSLRGRLPYAVDSLEVQVKRAYEQYKSRETNLLKNSFLQSMKAQNWTLFYSLLQAHLVEMFPIIYTPTEADAIADYSHLFRRSEGLYLTLPGEKNMEEDFLDACEGRELELIVVSDGEAILGIGDQGSGGIGISGAKAVIYSLIAGVDPAKCLAITLDVGTNNQDLLDDPLYIGHREKRLRGDPYDQFVDKFVGLVKKHQPKCLLHFEDFGVTNAERLLRRYRDQHSIFNDDIQGTGAVTLAAVQAAIGVIKSSLKDQRIVIYGSGSAGLGIARQLRDAIALDSSGSPSEAAKQFWLIDKHGLIKKSLGKGKIRNEIEDEFIRDESDWGEGENGLEEVVKKVKPTMLIGISTQAGAFTEEVVKEMSKHVDRPIIFPLSNPTRLCEAQPKDLSQWTNGKALMSTGSPFDPVDIRDSDEKYIVAECNNALIYPGLGLGAILSKSSKMTDKMIIAGAQRLGQLAPALIEKDANKSLLPDFGDAQKVNFEVALAVLEQAMEEGVARAKDIPKDKDERRKWAENNRWSPGYPKFKYDPEGLK, from the exons ATGCCGTCCTCTACCCTCACACGTTTATCGAAGAGCTTACCCATGTCATCTAGCAATTCTACAGTCAGAGTCGCTCTCCGTGGCGGCGCTATTCTCAACAACCCTAGGTTCAATAAGGGTAGCGCATTCACCCACGAGGAGAGACATGAGTTTAGTttgagaggaagactgCCTTATGC CGTGGATTCTCTTGAAGTACAGGTAAAGCGCGCTTACGAACAGTACAAATCTAGAGAAACAAATCTTCTGAAAAACTCTTTCTTGCAATCTATGAAAG CCCAAAACTGGACCCTATTCTACTCACTTCTTCAGGCTCATCTTGTAGAGATGTTCCCTATCATTTACACCCCCACGGAGGCCGATGCCATTGCCGACTATTCCCATCTTTTcagaagaagtgaaggCTTGTATCTTACTCTACCTGGGGAGAAGAATATGGAGGAGGACTTCTTAGATGCCTGTGAAGGGAGAGAGCTTGAATTG ATTGTGGTTTCCGATGGAGAAGCAATTTTAGGTATCGGAGACCAAGGATCAGGAGGTATTGGTATTTCAGGTGCCAAAGCTGTCATTTACAGTCTTATCGCTGGTGTTGA CCCCGCCAAGTGTTTGGCTATCACCCTTGACGTAGGCACCAATAACCAGGATTTGCTGGATGATCCTTTGTACATC GGACACAGGGAGAAAAGGTTGCGAGGTGATCCGTACGATCAGTTCGTAGACAAGTTTGTGGGGCTTGTCAAAAAGCACCAGCCGAAGTGCCTCCTACATTTCGAAGACTTT GGTGTCACCAATGCTGAACGACTCCTCAGAAGATACAG GGACCAGCATTCCATT TTCAATGACGATATCCAAGGAACAGGAGCGGTAACT CTAGCTGCTGTTCAGGCAGCTATCGGCGTGATCAAGAGCTCT CTTAAAGATCAGCGTATTGTGATTTATGGGTCTGGCTCAGCAGGTCTCGGTATCGCTAGACAGCTTCGAGATGCCATCGCTCTGGACTCTTCCGGTTCTCCTTCCGAAGCAGCCAAACAATTCTGGCTAATCGACAAACATGGACTCATAAAGAAATCACTTGGAAAGGGCAAGATCAGgaatgagattgaagatgaatttATCCGAGATGAAAGTGATTGGGGCGAGGGCGAGAATGGcttggaggaggtggtaAAGAAGGTCAAACCGACTATGTTGATTGGGATCAGTACGCAAGCCGGAGCCTTCACCGAAGAGGTA GTTAAAGAGATGTCTAAACATGTGGATAGGCCTATCATCTTCCCGCTCAGTAACCCTACCAGACTTTGTGAAGCTCA ACCGAAGGATCTCAGTCAGTGGACCAACGGTAAGGCCCTGATGTCGACCGGCTCCCCCTTCGACCCAGTAGATATTCGAGATTCCGATGAGAAGTATATCGTGGCTGAATGCAATAAC GCTTTGATCTACCCTGGACTGGGTCTCGGTGCCATTCTCTCGAAGTCGTCAAAAATGACAGACAAGATGATTATAGCTGGTGCTCAACGTCTGGGCCAGCTCGCTCCCGCCTTGATCGAAAAGGATGCCAATAAATCTTTGCTTCCTGATTTTGGTGACGCTCAAAAGGTTAATTTCGAAGTGGCTTTGGCAGTGTTGGAACAGGCGATGGAGGAGGGCGTAGCAAGGGCCAAGGATATTCCTAAGGataaagatgaaagaaggaaatgggCCGAAAATAATAGGTGGTCGCCCGGTTATCCCAAGTTTAAGTATGACCCCGAGGGTTTGAAATAA